In Felis catus isolate Fca126 chromosome E1, F.catus_Fca126_mat1.0, whole genome shotgun sequence, the following proteins share a genomic window:
- the CUEDC1 gene encoding CUE domain-containing protein 1 isoform X2 — translation MTSLFRRSSSGGGGGGSAGARGAGAGGGAPASQELNNSRPARQVRRLEFNQAMDDFKTMFPNMDYDIIECVLRANSGAVDATIDQLLQMNLEGGGGSVYEDSSDSEDSIPPEILERTLEPDSSDEEPPPVYSPPAYHMHMFDRPYPLAPPTPPPRIDVLSSGPASSQRRYRNWNPPLLGNLPDDFLRILPQQLDSIQGNTGGSKPTSGERGLPPVAGPGSRDQENRWKQYLEDERIALFLQNEEFMKELQRNRDFLLALERDRLKYESQKSKSNSSSSSNSAAVGNDFGFPSPAPGTGDANPAVSEDALFRDKLKHMGKYEDFRGRRQEAPKMEEALREGQ, via the exons ATGACCAGCCTGTTCCGCCggagcagcagcggcggcgggggcggcggctccgccggggcgcgcggggccggggccgggggcggcgcTCCCGCCTCGCAGGAGCTCAACAACAGCCGGCCCGCCCGCCAGGTGCGCCGCCTCGAGTTCAACCAGGCCATGGACGACTTCAAGACCATGTTCCCCAACATGGATTACGACATCATCGAGTGCGTGCTGCGCGCCAACAGCGGCGCCGTGGACGCCACCATCGACCAGCTGCTGCAGATGAACCTGGAGGGCGGTGGCGGCAGCGTCTACGAGGACAGCTCCGACTCGGAGGACAGCATCCCCCCGGAG ATCTTGGAGAGGACTTTGGAACCTGATAGCTCCGATGAAGAACCCCCGCCTGTATACTCCCCGCCAGCCTACCACATGCACATGTTCGACAGGCCTTACCCgctggctccccccaccccacctccccg CATCGACGTGCTGAGCTCCGGACCTGCTTCGAGCCAGAGGCGCTATCGTAACTGGAACCCACCACTGCTGGGCAACCTCCCGGATGACTTTCTCCGCATCCTGCCCCAGCAGTTGGACAGCATTCAG GGTAACACTGGGGGCTCCAAGCCCACGAGCGGAGAGAGAGGCCTGCCCCCCGTGGCTGGGCCCGGGTCCCGGGACCAGGAGAACCGCTGGAAGCAGTACCTGGAGGACGAGAGGATCGCGCTCTTCCTGCAGAACGAGGAGTTCATGAAGGAGCTGCAGCGCAACCGGGACTTCCTCCTGGCCCTGGAGAGAG ATCGCTTGAAATACGAGTCCCAGAAATCCAaatccaacagcagcagcagcagcaacagcgcGGCTGTGGGAAATGACTTTGgctttccctctcctgccccag GAACCGGTGACGCCAATCCTGCTGTGTCTGAAGATGCCTTATTCAGGGACAAGTTAAAACACATGGGAAAAT ATGAAGACTTCCGGGGAAGGCGTCAGGAGGCACCCAAGATGGAGGAAGCCCTACGGGAAGGACAGTAA
- the CUEDC1 gene encoding CUE domain-containing protein 1 isoform X1, whose protein sequence is MTSLFRRSSSGGGGGGSAGARGAGAGGGAPASQELNNSRPARQVRRLEFNQAMDDFKTMFPNMDYDIIECVLRANSGAVDATIDQLLQMNLEGGGGSVYEDSSDSEDSIPPEILERTLEPDSSDEEPPPVYSPPAYHMHMFDRPYPLAPPTPPPRIDVLSSGPASSQRRYRNWNPPLLGNLPDDFLRILPQQLDSIQGNTGGSKPTSGERGLPPVAGPGSRDQENRWKQYLEDERIALFLQNEEFMKELQRNRDFLLALERDRLKYESQKSKSNSSSSSNSAAVGNDFGFPSPAPGTGDANPAVSEDALFRDKLKHMGKSTRRKLFELARAFSEKTRMRKSKRKHLSKHQSLGAAVSTANLLDDVEGHTCDEDFRGRRQEAPKMEEALREGQ, encoded by the exons ATGACCAGCCTGTTCCGCCggagcagcagcggcggcgggggcggcggctccgccggggcgcgcggggccggggccgggggcggcgcTCCCGCCTCGCAGGAGCTCAACAACAGCCGGCCCGCCCGCCAGGTGCGCCGCCTCGAGTTCAACCAGGCCATGGACGACTTCAAGACCATGTTCCCCAACATGGATTACGACATCATCGAGTGCGTGCTGCGCGCCAACAGCGGCGCCGTGGACGCCACCATCGACCAGCTGCTGCAGATGAACCTGGAGGGCGGTGGCGGCAGCGTCTACGAGGACAGCTCCGACTCGGAGGACAGCATCCCCCCGGAG ATCTTGGAGAGGACTTTGGAACCTGATAGCTCCGATGAAGAACCCCCGCCTGTATACTCCCCGCCAGCCTACCACATGCACATGTTCGACAGGCCTTACCCgctggctccccccaccccacctccccg CATCGACGTGCTGAGCTCCGGACCTGCTTCGAGCCAGAGGCGCTATCGTAACTGGAACCCACCACTGCTGGGCAACCTCCCGGATGACTTTCTCCGCATCCTGCCCCAGCAGTTGGACAGCATTCAG GGTAACACTGGGGGCTCCAAGCCCACGAGCGGAGAGAGAGGCCTGCCCCCCGTGGCTGGGCCCGGGTCCCGGGACCAGGAGAACCGCTGGAAGCAGTACCTGGAGGACGAGAGGATCGCGCTCTTCCTGCAGAACGAGGAGTTCATGAAGGAGCTGCAGCGCAACCGGGACTTCCTCCTGGCCCTGGAGAGAG ATCGCTTGAAATACGAGTCCCAGAAATCCAaatccaacagcagcagcagcagcaacagcgcGGCTGTGGGAAATGACTTTGgctttccctctcctgccccag GAACCGGTGACGCCAATCCTGCTGTGTCTGAAGATGCCTTATTCAGGGACAAGTTAAAACACATGGGAAAAT ccacccGGAGGAAGCTGTTTGAGCTGGCCAGGGCCTTCTCCGAGAAGACCAGGATGAGGAAGTCAAAGAGGAAACACTTGTCCAAGCACCAGTC GCTGGGAGCTGCGGTGTCAACGGCCAATCTGCTGGACGACGTGGAGGGTCACACTTGTG ATGAAGACTTCCGGGGAAGGCGTCAGGAGGCACCCAAGATGGAGGAAGCCCTACGGGAAGGACAGTAA